A region of the Drosophila ananassae strain 14024-0371.13 chromosome XL, ASM1763931v2, whole genome shotgun sequence genome:
TATTGGTAATTGCGAATGGCATATTATCATAATCATCATAATCATCGTGGGGAGAAGCGATGCAAGCTACGCGTCCAGCGGGACCGGTACCATCAGCTCTCCCTATAGTGTGTCCCTAAGctgtaaattatatttattttcaattaaaaattaaatattaagagCTATTAACTTACCCTTCGTTTGGGTTGCAGtagaatatatttatatcgTCATATATTAATCAGTGAACGAATTTGGCGAAACGAAAAATCGACCTCCATTATGTTTAAGTAATAGGCAGTAGTAGTTCGACCGGGTAGTGGCTGTCAGCTGGCAATCATGATCAAAATCTCGACACCcttttataaatcaaatttaattaaacggCTGTCAGGAGAAGTTTACAAGTATATGTTTTACAAGTCTGGCAACTCTACAATCACTATTTCGCAAGTCATGGTTGAGAACTAGTGCTGGAAAGTgcactttttttaaaatatcttaCCTTTCAATAATGCTTCGGTTCCTTCGATAAAACCAAATACAATTATAATTGTTTCCCCGTCGTCATAGAAAACAATGCTCAAGAGTGTACTTCAGGCGTACATCATCGGTGAAAGGAAAAGCGTGCTACATCCAGTGTTGTATATCATCAAGTTAGTAGTAGATTATCAAGGTTAGGCACAAGCAAGCGTGCACCAGTTAAGTACATATCGTTGTACATCATTCAGTGTGCATCATTTAGTGTGAATCATCATTACGGTCCCATGCTCATCAGGATACATGGTGTCATCAGGGGTCGTCATCAGGGACATCATCAGGTATTTATCATCAATGGTTAAATCATCATCAAGAGTGTGAATTATCGAAggtgcgtgtgtgtgtatgtgaagaaAAGTGAGTCAATAAAATCCTGAAAAGAAAAAGGGTAAATAATTGGTTTAGAATTCTCAACTAGTTCTTTTATGGTTgcactttttttcttttcactttcacatttttaaataatttttgttctAACAGTTTCCGAAATTCACTTtcacatttttaatataatttttgtatttatttccaaaatatatttattatttattatttttgaatttatttatttatattattattattattttttcttaccCGTCCATTTCACTGagaattttgatatttttgatgaatatttacattttgccGAAACTAGTTGTACTCCAGACGAGCTCTGGTGGCTAACTGACTATAATCCGGCCCGTTCGAGGCTACATGCCTTTGACAGCTTCCATTTGTTCGATGACAGTTGGGTCAAGGCTAAAGCGTTACGATCCCAGAAAGCCGTGGCCTTTCGATAACTTTCAAATACTTCTCCCAAAAAACTCCAAGTCTTTGTTTTGAAATAAGCAACATCAAGTTGGCTGTGAGACAGTAAGCTATCCACTTGTTGGTTGATTCAAGTTCTGTACTAGTTCGAAATTGTTTCCAATCGGAGGTGAACGTAACacagcaaaaataaaatcgatttgaaaaaaaaccaaaaatcattttatcgataattgctaaaaaaaaaagcaatttaaaaaaaatagtggaATAACGTGGAAAAGATCCAGCTGTTAGTTAGAATATAGTAAGATGGCCAGCTTGACGATCAAGGGCTTGCCCACTCAGGTGATGCACACCTACCAGGTCCTTCGTATTGGAAGCGATGTGAATGACAAGACTCTAACCTTTTGTCTGAACGATAAGGTAACACTATTCTTCATGGAGTTATCGAAATTAATCATTCATTTATATTCTCTTCGAAAGTCGATTGACAAGTTGCATGCCACTTTGACGCGCTACGAGAAAGGACTCTTTCTGGTCAACGAGAGCCGCCATGGCAGTGTGAGTGTTAATGGTAAGAAGGTCGGAGGTCCTGTCCACATCACCTATCGGGATACCTATCGTGGTTGTGTTCGTCTTCGCTTTGGCCACACTGAAGCTCTACTCCGTGTCTCCGGCAGCCTCACTGGTTAGCCTCTTGTCAAAAAAGATACCACAACGCAAAGGATACTATCTTGCCACACCCCCCAGTCACCTTCAAGAAGCATAAATCCTTCCCCATCAACTTCCAACCTCCCCACAACGACTCCAATCATTTTGGCTAGAGaattcttttttaaatcgttCGTTAATGTTTGCACAAGATTATATCCAAAATGTCAAATGGCTAGGCTTTTACATGACAAATGAATAAATTCCTAAGCACTTGGATATAAAATACAACTGTTCAAAGGACATGCCCATGTCCATTTCGACGATGATGTCGATGTGGATGTCGATGTCCTTCACCCGATTATCCACTAATGCGAACTGCAAGCGGATAACTTGCGAACATGAATTATGCACATTTACTTCCCAGCCCGGCCAGTCTGTTTGGACTGAACACACGCCGGCTAACCGAGCATCTTGTCCTGCCCAGGTCCTGACGAGGTCCTTTCTCCCCCTTTGCCCTCTGCTCAGCTCTGGCCCAGCCATATTATTCCACTGTGCGTGTTTGCATTTGCCTCGTCCTGGCACACTTGGGGAAGGGTTTTTAGCAGTGGGTCTTAttcataattaaataattattatttttatcattatTAGTATGAATtcattatataaaaattgtgGAATGTTAGAAAAAAGTCTACAAGAGTCTAaagaaatttatataaattacagATCACTCctgaatcaaataaaaaatacttcttgAAGAGATACAATTCTAGTGACGAAGACAGATGCTGCGTCCttaatatctgatatcaaatTTGGTGACTTAtagaatatattaaaaaatagacTTAGTTGTGGTGCTattattctattatttttttctaactatttttgtttaaaactaTATATCCTCAAAAATGTTATATCCTCTTCATATGATCTCTGCTGTATATCCGTAATCCATTTAATTCAACCAAGCGACCATGCCAGCtgcgtgtgtgtgagtgcgcGCGCCTTTGGTATTATCAactcataaatatttattgaattttaagaaattttcaaaaatggctACACCAGTAGCCACACAcccagccacacacacacacacacacacgcacacacatcTGATATACAGGCCAATCCCCAGGACCAAAAACAGAAGGAGTAACAGGATGACTCAATCTGCGAGGCTTGAACCGATGACTTGTTGTCCTGCCAACGTATCCTGTCATCGATTTCGATTGCCTTGCATTCGCTTCCCTGACTTTCTTGGAAAACTCCTCACGGATGAGGAGCCAACCCACTGACCACTAGCACTGGCAAGGATTCAGGACTCTCGTCGTCCTTTTGCATTTCTCTTATTtggattataatttttttccatttcacaTGTGAGCGCATTCCTCCTTGGTGGTCACTTGtcaatttccattttcatttcatcaGCGAAAGAGATAGGGAGAAGGCCACAGAATGAGACGGGGATAATCCCAAATGGAAGAACGGCTAGAAGGAGAGAGGCTGAAACAAAGGACATGGACAGGAAGCTAAAGTTAGACAAGGTCATCGATTTTGGGAAGCGTTTTTTTATGGAAATCAagttgaaattgaaattccaATAATATCTTGCTTATTTATTGGAGAATGAATTTTAGGACGAGGTCTGGCCAAGGATCTGAAAATTACTTATAAATATACGTTCAATCCTTGGATTTCAATTTCCAATTTCCAGGAGCAGGATATAACTCTGTTTTCCTTGAAATCCATCTGATGACTCGATTTCCACCGAAAACTCGAAACCATTTCCATTTGCCAGGACACATGGTAAATGCAATTTGGAGGCACCTGCCTCCAATCTCAGGCAGAGTGCAGCATCCCCCATATCCCTTGGCTCCCAGGACACCTTTGACCCTATGCCCCCTTATCCTTTACTCCCCCTCTCTACTCGACGAGGGAGTTTCCTGGGAAAAGCGGAGCTTTTCCAATTTTAATCGCATCAAATAGTCACTTAAGCGCTAACTGCCCTCATGGCGCCGCCCACTTTTCATCAGAAGTGGGCGCAGGAGCTGCTCACTCGGATGTTTTCCAATCAAATTCCCCTGAAAAACTGAATAAAGTTCACTTCAAGCCCCGTCACTGacgtttaattaaatattttaaatggcTCTCAGATTAAAAACttgattctttttttcttttttctaaatatatatataggaatTACTAAGATCGGTTTACTATATCTTAAGACTGTCATAAACCATCataacttttaatttttgtaagaTTAAAAGACCTTAATTCGGTTAATACTTGGCAGATCAGCCTTCTCGATCTctgaataattttaatttaatttaataatattaaaaatagctAGGATAAAcgctaaaaattaaaaaaaatatatattaatctatcattaataaattataaaaagctTTTCGAAACATGTCTAGCAGCTCTAAGCTTGAATGCAAAATCAACTTGTTGGATGTGTCCTGGGAATGGGGCCAGGATGCCACAGAGGGCGATGGTTATGGGGGGGTCCTGGTATCATCCTCCGGGGGGCGGGGCAGTGGTCGCTAGCCTACGTTGCCATCACGTTCTATGGCAGTTGGAAAATCGTTTCATGTTCGAATCTTATTAGTGGTTTTTAATTACAATTGTATACAGACCAATTACGTTTGGAGATGAACTGAAGGGAGGTGCTTCTAATAAGGGGGCGGTGGTTCAGGTGTACgtgtgggtggttgggtgtatgagtgtgtgtgtgtgtgtggttaaTTAACCACCATCTGAACTGGCCGTTAAGtgctctgtgtgtgtgtgtgtgtgtcagtgtcagtgtgtgtgtaaATGCGAAGCTCAAGTATCACGATAATGATGTTCATTTCGTAAGCAAATGTCATAACACAACacaacccacacacacacccacccacccacgcATACCAACTGATATTTATGCATATGTATTTGTGCAGCCCAGAAGACAAAGACGCCATTTGACCAACACCCCCTTCCCCCTCTATACCCTCCTCATCCTCGTCGTCCTGGCCAAGTGTGCTTTGTAATTGAATCCACGTCTGAAATCTGTCTGTGGTCGATAATTTCATTTCGGGAACCATTTTGAATACAAATTTATCGCTAAGAACGCACCCGTCATGACACGTTCCCCGAAAACCGCAACACGATATCCTGATATCCTGAATCAGGACTCGAGACCAGCTCCCAACACACAAGAGTCTTCCCAGGATTTCCCATTGTAGTCATCAAATATCGGACTCGAGGGCTCTACTAATTGGAATAGTTTCTAAGGCAACTAAGGGTTttaaatctcataaatttggaataaaatatttaaaattatttaacaagcaagattaaaatatttatacccAGTACTtaagaaaaacttaaaaccatcataaaatcataaaattgGGATTACCTTAAAACATAGTTCGTAAAACATATAGTTCTAGAGGTCAAGAGTTCAAACCTCTTTTTAGGTAATCAAAAAATCCAGCATTTTTCAGGATTCTTGCCacaaaaatggaagaaaaattgaaaaaatattttcttcccagattttgatgcagatttgtcaggaatcgatatagaaatcgattaaggtatcccgcttgggaatcggatcagaattggcaaagatatagacatcggaaggggcATATGGGGAAATTCACGATTtggcaaggggtctccccacaaaaatcgacaaaaaattgaaaaaatatttccttcgcagattttgatgcagatttatcaggaatcgatatagaaatcgattaaggtattcccctTGAGGGTCGGATCagaattggcgaagatatacacatcggaaggggcctcCCCATATTTGGGAAGGGGGTCTCCCCATAGCAgatcctgaaaaaaaaaactcaaaataaagtttaaaatttaaaaaaggacATAAAAAGTCAacatataaaagaaaaagactCCGAAAAAGTAAGTCACTTCAACAGCCATAAAGTTAACCATAAACTTTGAAAATCAGGATACAAATTCAGGAAGAGTATCcttaagagaaaaaaatattgtaaaggATAAAAAAAGAAGCAAAAGAGAGAGGGGCtcaataatatttattgtaaACCCACATGATACTGAGGGTAATCAAAAGCCGATATGATATATGGCGGGTTACTCTTATATCCTGGGTTGGTGTCCTGGCTAAAGGATAATAAACAGTTATGGAAGAAATAAGAGCaggaaaaacagaaaattgCATATTCTAAAGTTTAGGTTcaagaaatttttaataattttatgaaaaatattcaaaatatttatttaactttacATTTGTTCTGGCCTAACTGTTATACAGAATTTAAGAGAAATCCCAACTCTCTTAGAAGTTATTATAGCTCTTAATGTAACGCTCTCACTCGTTTACTGTTATCCTTGCCTTCTCTTTAGGGCCTAAGTGCTCTCTAAACTGTTATCCTGGCCGAGGTCCTGTTAGCAGTTACATAACCATTAAGGGAAACCACTCGAATCCAAATTTCTGAGGCGAGAGAGCGCCGAAGGATAACCAATTATGACCAAAAAAGGCGGACTATGCCTTgatagaaacaaaaaaataagtcagctaaattgtttttttttttaatttaagataTAAATATAGGATATTATTATTCTATATAAATtagtatttaaatataacatttAATTAGCTCTTgaaacgaaattaaataagaaaataagacTGTCGAAAATTGGGGTGAAAAATTGATATCGCAGGATAAAACTTGTTGAATCCTTGAGCGCCAGGAT
Encoded here:
- the LOC6502267 gene encoding uncharacterized protein LOC6502267, which translates into the protein MASLTIKGLPTQVMHTYQVLRIGSDVNDKTLTFCLNDKSIDKLHATLTRYEKGLFLVNESRHGSVSVNGKKVGGPVHITYRDTYRGCVRLRFGHTEALLRVSGSLTG